In the Methanocalculus natronophilus genome, CAGATCCGGCTCTCATCGCCGCAGCTGAAGGGATCGGCCTCTCGAAATGGGAGATTATCAGGTATGTCAGGTTCAAAAATGCGTATCCCGCTATCTTTGCCGGGGTGAAGTTTGCGGCGATCCTGGCAAACAGTGTCGCGATTTTGACGGCGATGATCGGGAGCGGCGGGCTTGGCACCCTCGTCTTTGAAGGGCTTGCCGGGGTGAATATGATGAAGATGCTCTCCGGCGCCCTCCCGGCAATTGCGATCGCCCTCTTCCTTGACGGATCGCTCTCCCGGCTGGAGAGGAGGATGGTGCCGCCGGGTGTGAGGGAAGCCTGATCTCCGAGACTGCGAAATAATTCGCAATATAC is a window encoding:
- a CDS encoding ABC transporter permease translates to MVSPDLIWSPILQHIILAYTALLASIVIGISLAVLSLFSRTMERVVLVLANLVQAVPTFAVVAIVVPLIGIGFWPAIIAIFLRALLPIVKNTLVGLTSTDPALIAAAEGIGLSKWEIIRYVRFKNAYPAIFAGVKFAAILANSVAILTAMIGSGGLGTLVFEGLAGVNMMKMLSGALPAIAIALFLDGSLSRLERRMVPPGVREA